The sequence CCCGCCTCTGCCAAATCCAGGGAGGATTTTATTCCCGCCACCCCGGCACCTATTACCAAAACTGCTTTTGACTTGGCCATTTTACCAGCTCATACATAATCCGCCGTGGCGATATCGATTATCTCGAAGAACTGCCGTGCAGTCCAGTTCCTGTGGCATATTGCTTTGGAGGGACAGGTGACCGAACAGGCGCCACAGCCATCACATACCGCTTCATTGACCCTGGCCACCCTTTTCACCGGGTCAAGTTCGATTGCCTGATAAGAACAGATGGCGACACACTGTCCACAACCACTGCATACTTCTGTGTCAACGACGGCAACCGTAGGCTCGTGGAGAAGTTCTTTGCGGGAGAAGAGGGAGAGGATTTTGCTCGCCGCACCGCTCGCCGAGGCGACGGTATCGGGCAGGTCCCTCGGCCACTGCGCCGTCCCCGCCAGGTAAATGCCGGAGGTGAGGGTCTCTACCGGCCTGAGCTTGATATGCGCTTCGGTGATAAAGCCATGCTGGTCGGTGATGATGTTCAGTTTTCTCGCCAGCTCCCTGACCCCAGGGCTGGGTACCATGGCGGTGGCCAGAACCACCAGGTCGGCGGCAACCTCAATGCTCTTTCCGGTCAGAGTATCCGCGCCCCAGACCTTGAGCTTATCACCGTCCCGGAATATCTTGGATGCTTTGCCCCTCAGATACAAGACCCTTTCCTCATCCACCACTTTCTTTACATATTCCTCGTAGCCCTTGGCATCGGAGCGAATGTCCATATAAAAAACATATACCTGCCCATCTGAAACGGACTGCTTGTAAAGCTGCGCCTGCTTCGCCACGTACATGCAGCATACCCGGGAGCAGTAGGACACACCGTGTTCCGGGTCGCGCGACCCGGCGCATTGAATGAAAACCACCTGCTCGGGTATCTTCCCATCGGACGGCCTTCGAACCTCCCCCGACGTTGGCCCGGAAGGTGAAAGCAGCCTTTCGAACTGCAGCCCATCGATAACATCCGGGTCCGGGGCATATTCCGCAATGGCACCGCACGGGACAAGCTCATATCCCGTAGCCACGATGATGGCCCCGACCTCTTCCTCGGCTATTATATCCTCCTGCCCGAAATCGATGGCATCACCGGGGCAGATATCTTTACAGGCATGGCACTTATCACCGTCGAAATGCAGACAGGCCTGCCGGTCAATCACCGGTCGCGGCGGCAGTGCCTCCGGGAAAGGCACGTAGATGGCACCTCGCGGCGAGAGCCCGCGGTCGAACTCGGAAGGAACAGCGACGGGACAGCTACCCA is a genomic window of Chloroflexota bacterium containing:
- a CDS encoding CoB--CoM heterodisulfide reductase iron-sulfur subunit A family protein; translation: MKEKRIGVFVCHCGLNIAGTVDVERVVEQIKDYPGVAHAEHYIYMCSDPGQELVRKAIREKDLNGIVMSNCSPSLHQTTFRKLAESEGLNPYLCEIANIREQCSWPHAADKETATRKAVSIIKSVIEKLRRNISLTPLVVPLTKRVMVVGAGVAGMQSALDIADSGYEVVLVERSPSIGGHTTQLSGTFLTGDRIPGLVSPMMSKVASHPNIRLYAYSEVEDVSGYVGNFKVNIRSKASCVDEAKCNCCGLCLGSCPVAVPSEFDRGLSPRGAIYVPFPEALPPRPVIDRQACLHFDGDKCHACKDICPGDAIDFGQEDIIAEEEVGAIIVATGYELVPCGAIAEYAPDPDVIDGLQFERLLSPSGPTSGEVRRPSDGKIPEQVVFIQCAGSRDPEHGVSYCSRVCCMYVAKQAQLYKQSVSDGQVYVFYMDIRSDAKGYEEYVKKVVDEERVLYLRGKASKIFRDGDKLKVWGADTLTGKSIEVAADLVVLATAMVPSPGVRELARKLNIITDQHGFITEAHIKLRPVETLTSGIYLAGTAQWPRDLPDTVASASGAASKILSLFSRKELLHEPTVAVVDTEVCSGCGQCVAICSYQAIELDPVKRVARVNEAVCDGCGACSVTCPSKAICHRNWTARQFFEIIDIATADYV